A stretch of Flavobacterium sp. N1994 DNA encodes these proteins:
- a CDS encoding DNA/RNA helicase domain-containing protein, with the protein MSQGELFTINKYDFDSNLVNEFNTVHYVKDLWPVVYILSDGNINEAYVGETTDAYARMSSHLKNNKKNKLSAVHLISSEKFNKSATLDIESNLIKYISGDGQYKLINGNIGLANHNYYQKKEYWDIFKSIWDSLRTVGIAKHPIDYIDNSDLFKYSPYKTLTSEQKSSLLVIMKNLLNNTYKNIIIEGGAGTGKTILAIFLFKLLNTTNDDFNFDEFGDDEFEFMEIVFELKKKYPNPKMALVVPMSSFRSTLKKVFKNIKGLSANMVIGPAEIVNDTFDIVIVDESHRLRRRVNLGAYFRAFDVVCEKLNLNKHTCNELDWIMKQSESAIYFYDENQSIKPSDVKKEDFDKLKVNSLTKTEYLKSQFRSRGGNDYVNYIDNLLKCNLTNSNIIFNSKEYELILFDSIEDIVNEIKSRDIENGLSRLVAGYSWPWMTNKKDSKQDFDIEIEKTRLKWNSTNIDWVNSVNSREEVGCIHTTQGYDLNYTGIIFGNEITYDKATNEIKILKENYYDVNGKQSIVDPEELKDFILNIYKTIMLRGIRGTYIYVCDKDLRDYFSQFIPKFKTKKGTLVLEKNDIIPYVNSIPIYDLKVAAGNFSELQTVTDCEWIALPKNYKPSNDLFACKVIGESMNKIIPNGSICMFRKYTGGSRDGKIVLVEHTSIQDPDFGSGYSVKEYRSKKEVTQDLWSHQSITLKPISYDSSFEDIIIESDELSSLKVIGVFECVC; encoded by the coding sequence ATGAGTCAAGGCGAATTGTTCACAATTAACAAATATGATTTTGATTCAAATTTAGTTAATGAATTTAATACAGTCCATTATGTAAAAGATTTATGGCCTGTTGTATATATTTTGAGTGATGGTAATATAAATGAAGCCTATGTTGGAGAAACAACAGATGCCTATGCCAGAATGAGTAGCCACTTAAAAAATAATAAAAAAAATAAACTATCTGCAGTTCATTTAATATCCAGTGAAAAATTTAATAAATCGGCAACCTTAGATATTGAATCTAATTTGATTAAATATATTTCTGGTGATGGTCAATATAAGTTAATCAATGGAAATATAGGATTAGCTAATCATAATTACTATCAAAAAAAAGAATATTGGGATATTTTTAAATCCATTTGGGATAGCTTAAGAACAGTTGGAATAGCCAAACATCCTATTGATTATATTGACAATTCTGATTTATTCAAATATTCTCCATACAAAACCTTGACCTCTGAACAAAAAAGTAGTTTACTGGTTATAATGAAAAATCTACTGAATAATACTTATAAAAATATTATTATTGAAGGTGGAGCTGGGACTGGCAAAACAATACTAGCCATATTTCTTTTTAAATTACTCAATACTACCAATGATGATTTTAATTTCGATGAATTTGGAGATGATGAGTTCGAATTCATGGAAATTGTTTTTGAGTTAAAAAAGAAATATCCAAACCCTAAAATGGCACTGGTTGTTCCAATGTCATCCTTTAGAAGTACATTAAAGAAAGTATTTAAAAATATTAAGGGACTTAGTGCCAATATGGTTATTGGACCTGCCGAAATTGTTAATGATACATTTGATATTGTTATTGTTGATGAATCACATCGTTTAAGACGCCGAGTTAATTTAGGAGCTTATTTTAGAGCATTTGATGTTGTCTGTGAAAAGTTGAATTTAAATAAACACACTTGCAATGAATTAGATTGGATTATGAAACAATCTGAAAGTGCTATCTACTTTTATGATGAAAACCAATCTATAAAACCTTCCGATGTTAAAAAAGAAGATTTTGACAAACTTAAAGTGAATAGTTTGACCAAAACAGAATATTTAAAATCTCAATTTAGGTCTAGAGGTGGAAATGATTATGTAAATTATATTGATAATCTTTTAAAATGTAATCTGACTAATTCAAATATTATTTTTAATTCAAAGGAATATGAACTTATTCTTTTTGATTCTATTGAGGACATTGTTAATGAAATAAAATCTAGAGATATAGAAAATGGTTTATCTAGATTAGTAGCTGGGTATTCATGGCCTTGGATGACCAATAAAAAAGACTCCAAGCAAGATTTTGATATTGAAATTGAAAAGACAAGGCTAAAATGGAACAGCACCAACATTGATTGGGTTAATTCTGTTAACTCTAGAGAAGAAGTAGGTTGCATTCATACAACACAAGGATATGATTTAAATTATACAGGGATAATTTTTGGGAATGAAATTACTTATGACAAAGCAACTAATGAAATTAAAATTCTAAAAGAAAATTATTATGATGTAAATGGTAAACAATCTATTGTTGACCCGGAAGAGTTAAAAGATTTTATTTTAAACATATACAAAACGATAATGCTTCGGGGTATTCGAGGAACCTATATATACGTTTGTGATAAAGATTTAAGAGATTATTTTTCTCAATTTATACCAAAATTTAAAACTAAAAAAGGAACTCTTGTTTTAGAGAAAAATGATATTATACCCTATGTAAATAGCATTCCAATCTATGATTTGAAAGTTGCTGCTGGGAATTTTAGTGAATTACAAACCGTAACTGATTGTGAATGGATTGCTTTACCAAAAAATTATAAACCCTCAAATGATTTATTCGCCTGTAAAGTTATTGGTGAATCAATGAATAAGATTATACCTAATGGTTCAATATGTATGTTCAGAAAATATACTGGAGGCTCAAGGGATGGAAAAATAGTTTTGGTAGAACACACAAGTATTCAAGATCCTGATTTTGGTTCGGGATACAGTGTAAAAGAATATAGAAGCAAAAAAGAAGTTACTCAAGACTTATGGAGTCATCAATCTATAACTTTAAAACCTATATCCTATGATTCATCTTTTGAAGATATTATAATTGAAAGTGATGAATTGAGTAGTTTGAAAGTGATTGGGGTTTTTGAATGTGTTTGTTAA
- a CDS encoding REP-associated tyrosine transposase, with protein sequence MSRNYKFHNPEGLYFISFAVVGWLDVFTRNEYKDLFIESLTHCQQNKGLEIHAWCIMSSHVHLVFRSIEGQNPELLIGDLKRFTSRSIVKCIQENQKESRKEFLLDYFKKEAAKNSNTTNFQFWRHDNKPIELWSNEVIQQKIDYIHNNPVEEGIVFRPEDYKYSSAPDYAGEKGLLDGICVFQYFKL encoded by the coding sequence ATGAGTAGGAATTATAAGTTTCATAATCCTGAAGGATTGTATTTTATAAGCTTTGCTGTAGTTGGTTGGTTAGATGTATTTACCCGTAATGAATATAAAGATTTATTTATAGAGAGTCTTACCCATTGTCAACAAAACAAAGGATTAGAAATCCACGCATGGTGCATTATGAGTAGCCATGTACATTTAGTTTTTAGAAGTATAGAGGGGCAAAATCCCGAATTATTGATTGGGGATTTAAAAAGGTTTACAAGTAGGTCGATTGTTAAATGTATTCAGGAAAACCAAAAGGAAAGCAGAAAAGAGTTTTTGTTAGACTATTTTAAAAAAGAAGCGGCAAAAAATTCAAATACTACAAATTTTCAATTTTGGCGACATGATAATAAACCAATTGAGTTGTGGAGTAATGAAGTAATTCAACAAAAAATTGATTATATTCACAATAATCCTGTAGAGGAAGGAATTGTGTTTAGACCTGAAGATTACAAATATAGTAGTGCTCCGGATTATGCAGGTGAAAAAGGATTGTTAGATGGTATTTGTGTTTTTCAGTATTTTAAATTATAG
- a CDS encoding abortive infection system antitoxin AbiGi family protein, giving the protein MTRISSTTLFNFTDSLDYLINNLRDGFYCSNTYEKLPLRNNGYRVPMACFCDIPLSLIKEHFDWYGRYGIGIKRTYARELGVKPVWYVTSESNLVRSLIKNKDLNEYERKHLIPYLKQFLGNQEYKDGKEKRKKFYDEREWRYVPDNSLVEPFFGTSRKSVPERNNEQHRMKLELSAIEYIIIENEKEFDKIMPILKEISNEKVSYELLLSKIMTSKQIERDF; this is encoded by the coding sequence ATGACAAGAATCAGCTCAACAACTTTATTCAATTTTACTGACAGTTTAGATTATCTTATCAATAATTTAAGAGATGGATTTTATTGCAGTAACACATATGAAAAGCTACCATTACGAAATAATGGTTATAGGGTTCCAATGGCTTGTTTTTGTGACATTCCATTAAGTTTGATTAAAGAACATTTTGATTGGTATGGAAGATACGGAATTGGCATCAAAAGAACTTACGCGAGAGAACTTGGTGTAAAACCTGTTTGGTATGTAACAAGTGAAAGTAATTTAGTAAGGTCATTAATTAAAAACAAAGACCTTAATGAATACGAAAGAAAGCATTTGATTCCATATTTAAAACAGTTTTTAGGTAATCAGGAATATAAAGATGGTAAAGAAAAAAGAAAGAAATTTTACGATGAAAGAGAGTGGCGTTATGTTCCAGATAATTCATTAGTTGAGCCATTCTTCGGCACATCTAGAAAATCAGTTCCAGAAAGAAACAATGAACAACACAGAATGAAATTAGAATTGAGTGCCATTGAATATATCATCATAGAAAATGAAAAAGAATTTGATAAAATAATGCCAATACTAAAAGAAATAAGTAATGAAAAAGTGAGCTATGAATTATTGCTTTCAAAAATTATGACTTCAAAACAAATAGAAAGAGATTTTTAG
- a CDS encoding McrB family protein: MLNYKDYEKKVYDWLMAKHQKDNSFTFSVRRNGVGDAKKDYFIGTEKSKYFSTTFWTLPGSYPGSSGDNIGLIFHYTKTGYNYFIEFNQTKSPHNAQNQSILSLLESMKPALEEKIGLQSVTSTDNKMYTLKTKMHKSSYETIEEMLEFVDKDIAIVLPIVNDYIQREKAKNKDFVANRITVPVFESMIDKMEKRFVKYNDDEQKEDFLTFLKKFDDKDVTTYFDFFKYIITTLNLKKGDERLQFSYRGKRLHFTIGQRIAWILNSSEKKGKFYVLSNDKLNESSSQYKGAAPLPWGSYFNELILSEQERQSIVDGFISELNRTKKSGYRTHNDEDFENYTFDYAVGTTSTEIKTENAKPNGFPLNQILYGPPGTGKTFHTINKSLAIIEKKPEEDLKNEDRKEIKKRFDQYVKDGRIVFTTFHQSMSYEDFIEGIKPKVDENEEGEKQVIYDVEKGIFKQLVENAKKPNKAITKTQEVYTFDDGWDDLVTEVNKQIEAKTPLFLSIQTPKLGLQVVDISGGGNLKLKPIYSEQAKEYTVSYSRAKKLQEAFPDLSVIKNIDKEFRAEIGGSNSTAYWSVLNYVNQRIKGNKKSDIQETILPALPYVLVIDEINRGNVSQIFGELITLIEEDKRIGKDEALEVTLPYSNEKFGVPQNVYIIGTMNTADRSVEALDTALRRRFTFKELMPDSKVVAEKGFTDFKRIEIMEKINNRIELLLDRNHTLGHAYFIKDNFKNSFENEIIPLLQEYFYNDYGKIGLVLGKGFVQDKNITKSSDKNIFADFETKNEIDIAKAYELIPFKEVDFEEALQTLLA, encoded by the coding sequence ATGCTAAACTACAAAGACTACGAAAAGAAAGTATACGATTGGTTAATGGCCAAGCATCAAAAAGATAATTCTTTTACTTTTTCAGTGCGCCGAAACGGTGTTGGGGATGCTAAGAAGGATTATTTTATTGGTACTGAAAAATCCAAATACTTTTCAACCACTTTTTGGACCTTGCCAGGTTCTTATCCTGGCTCTTCGGGTGACAATATTGGTTTGATATTTCATTATACCAAAACGGGGTATAATTATTTTATTGAGTTTAACCAAACTAAATCGCCTCATAATGCCCAGAACCAATCTATTTTATCGCTTCTTGAAAGTATGAAGCCAGCTCTAGAGGAAAAAATAGGACTACAGAGTGTAACCTCTACTGATAATAAAATGTATACTCTAAAAACAAAAATGCATAAGAGTAGCTATGAAACAATAGAGGAAATGTTAGAATTTGTAGATAAAGACATTGCCATAGTACTACCTATTGTTAATGATTATATACAAAGGGAAAAAGCTAAAAATAAAGATTTTGTTGCTAATAGAATAACTGTTCCTGTTTTTGAATCTATGATTGATAAAATGGAAAAAAGGTTTGTAAAATATAATGATGATGAACAAAAAGAAGATTTTTTAACTTTCTTAAAAAAGTTTGACGATAAAGATGTAACTACTTATTTTGATTTTTTTAAATACATAATTACAACACTCAATCTTAAAAAAGGAGATGAACGATTGCAATTTAGTTACAGAGGGAAACGATTACATTTCACAATTGGACAGCGAATAGCTTGGATATTAAATTCATCTGAAAAAAAAGGGAAATTTTATGTGTTATCAAACGATAAATTAAATGAATCAAGTTCACAATATAAAGGAGCAGCACCATTGCCTTGGGGCTCTTATTTTAATGAATTAATTCTTTCAGAACAAGAAAGACAATCAATAGTTGATGGGTTTATATCTGAACTAAATAGAACTAAAAAATCGGGTTACAGAACCCACAATGATGAAGATTTTGAAAATTACACTTTTGATTATGCTGTCGGAACTACTTCTACTGAAATCAAAACTGAAAACGCTAAACCAAATGGTTTTCCACTCAACCAAATTTTATACGGACCTCCGGGGACAGGGAAGACTTTTCATACCATCAATAAATCATTAGCTATCATTGAAAAAAAACCTGAAGAAGATTTAAAAAATGAGGATAGAAAGGAAATAAAAAAACGCTTTGACCAATATGTTAAAGATGGGAGAATTGTGTTTACCACTTTTCACCAAAGCATGAGTTATGAAGATTTTATTGAAGGGATAAAGCCCAAAGTGGATGAGAATGAAGAAGGCGAAAAACAAGTGATTTATGATGTTGAAAAAGGAATATTTAAGCAATTGGTAGAAAATGCTAAAAAACCCAATAAAGCAATAACAAAAACTCAAGAAGTATATACGTTTGATGATGGTTGGGATGATTTAGTTACTGAAGTTAATAAACAAATAGAAGCAAAAACCCCTTTGTTTTTATCTATTCAAACTCCTAAACTGGGATTGCAAGTAGTAGATATTTCGGGTGGGGGGAATTTAAAGTTAAAACCTATTTATTCTGAACAAGCAAAAGAATATACTGTATCTTATTCAAGAGCCAAAAAATTACAAGAAGCCTTCCCAGACTTAAGTGTGATAAAAAACATTGATAAAGAGTTTAGAGCTGAAATAGGAGGTTCAAACTCGACTGCTTATTGGTCGGTTTTAAATTACGTAAATCAAAGAATAAAGGGCAATAAAAAAAGTGATATTCAAGAAACTATTTTACCTGCTTTACCTTATGTCCTTGTTATTGATGAAATTAATAGAGGTAATGTTTCCCAAATCTTTGGAGAATTAATAACCTTAATTGAAGAAGATAAAAGAATAGGAAAAGATGAAGCGTTAGAAGTTACTTTGCCTTATAGTAATGAAAAGTTTGGCGTTCCACAAAACGTGTATATCATAGGCACTATGAATACAGCAGACCGCAGTGTGGAAGCTCTGGATACTGCATTAAGAAGAAGGTTTACTTTTAAAGAATTAATGCCTGACAGTAAGGTAGTAGCGGAAAAAGGTTTTACAGATTTTAAAAGAATAGAAATCATGGAAAAAATCAATAACCGTATAGAGCTATTATTAGACAGGAACCATACTTTAGGGCATGCTTATTTTATAAAAGATAACTTCAAAAACTCATTTGAAAATGAAATTATTCCGTTACTACAGGAATACTTTTATAATGATTACGGGAAAATAGGTTTGGTTTTAGGTAAAGGATTTGTACAAGACAAAAACATAACAAAATCTAGTGATAAAAACATTTTTGCTGATTTTGAAACTAAAAATGAAATAGACATTGCTAAGGCCTATGAGTTAATTCCATTTAAAGAGGTTGATTTTGAAGAGGCGCTACAAACCTTATTAGCCTAA
- a CDS encoding McrC family protein has translation MLKDNTIQVFEHSFLPIEGKFEQRHFVALSKLNALHQYQYFDLKHNGILFKQFVGVIQVDGLTIEILPKIDKYETENELAKQKWQRALIEMLRVTRKLKVQQVGEANVRKQQIHLLDIYFEWFLNEVQLLIHHGLIKQYYKETSNVKALKGKLEFAGHISKNLVHKERFYTKHQVYDKDHLVHQVLNIALTIVEKCTKGNYLYSKCKTVQLDFPEVKSIHVNETTFTKLPNNRKTAPYETALAIARLIILNYAPNISSGNEKMLALLFDMNSLWEEYVLVRLKQSAKDDVRVYGQDSKPFWKNITIRPDIVIEKGEGDDKETFIIDTKWKNIDYSEPSTQDLRQMYVYNEYWDSKKAMLLYPSNETKEIKEGDFVPFENNKHACSLGKVSIFNKATETLNENIGKEILGWFSAVEYKNS, from the coding sequence ATGCTAAAAGACAATACCATACAAGTTTTTGAACATAGCTTTCTCCCCATAGAAGGTAAGTTTGAGCAACGCCATTTTGTGGCCTTATCTAAACTTAATGCTTTACATCAATATCAATACTTTGATTTAAAACATAATGGCATTTTATTCAAGCAATTTGTTGGTGTGATTCAAGTGGATGGTCTAACCATTGAGATATTGCCCAAGATTGATAAATATGAAACTGAGAATGAGTTAGCTAAACAAAAATGGCAGCGGGCTTTAATAGAAATGCTACGAGTTACTCGTAAACTGAAAGTGCAGCAGGTAGGCGAAGCCAATGTTAGAAAACAACAGATTCACTTATTAGACATTTACTTTGAATGGTTTTTAAATGAGGTACAACTACTAATCCATCACGGGCTAATCAAACAATATTATAAGGAAACTAGTAATGTTAAAGCCTTGAAAGGCAAACTCGAATTTGCTGGACATATTAGCAAGAACTTGGTGCATAAAGAACGTTTCTATACTAAGCATCAAGTGTATGATAAAGACCATTTAGTGCATCAAGTATTAAATATAGCGTTAACTATAGTAGAGAAATGCACTAAAGGGAATTACTTGTACAGCAAATGTAAAACGGTACAATTAGATTTTCCAGAGGTAAAATCAATTCATGTAAACGAAACAACTTTTACCAAACTTCCTAACAATAGGAAGACAGCTCCTTATGAAACAGCTTTAGCCATAGCTAGATTAATTATTTTGAATTATGCCCCTAACATTTCAAGTGGTAATGAAAAAATGTTGGCGTTATTGTTTGATATGAATTCATTGTGGGAGGAATATGTATTGGTTCGTTTGAAACAATCGGCAAAAGATGATGTTAGAGTTTATGGGCAGGATTCAAAACCATTTTGGAAGAATATCACTATTCGCCCAGACATTGTAATTGAAAAAGGAGAAGGTGACGACAAAGAAACCTTTATTATAGATACCAAATGGAAGAATATTGATTATTCAGAACCCTCAACACAAGATTTAAGACAGATGTATGTTTATAATGAGTATTGGGATAGTAAAAAAGCGATGTTACTCTATCCTTCAAACGAAACAAAAGAAATAAAAGAAGGTGATTTTGTACCTTTTGAAAATAACAAGCATGCTTGTTCCTTAGGAAAGGTTTCTATTTTTAATAAAGCTACTGAAACGTTGAATGAAAACATTGGTAAAGAAATCTTGGGATGGTTTTCTGCGGTAGAATATAAAAACAGTTAG
- a CDS encoding helix-turn-helix domain-containing protein, protein MPTPNETQSNAPTPIGTKSKKSWKEVIFSLVALVHRRKLVELEANYYDNADLKQLFKVCDKTLYRWRKTQQVPYAKIGGKIMYSKQAILGILHERMANRYHPMHIKDYQKRD, encoded by the coding sequence ATGCCTACACCTAATGAAACCCAAAGCAATGCCCCTACTCCTATAGGGACTAAAAGTAAAAAGAGTTGGAAAGAAGTAATCTTTAGCCTAGTGGCTTTAGTACACCGCAGAAAATTAGTAGAGCTAGAAGCGAACTACTATGACAATGCCGATTTAAAACAACTCTTTAAAGTGTGCGACAAAACCCTCTACCGCTGGCGCAAAACCCAACAAGTACCCTATGCTAAAATAGGCGGTAAAATCATGTACTCTAAACAAGCCATCCTAGGCATCCTGCACGAGCGTATGGCGAACCGCTACCACCCTATGCATATTAAAGACTATCAGAAAAGGGATTGA
- a CDS encoding nucleotidyltransferase family protein yields MGIVDQNIEDVKRLCTRYNVEKMYLFGSVLNTTFNKESDIDLLVKFKAIELSKYFDNYMEFKENLEKLFGREVDLVEEQTLKNPILIHSINKSKALIYG; encoded by the coding sequence ATGGGTATCGTTGACCAAAATATAGAAGATGTAAAAAGACTTTGTACAAGATACAATGTGGAAAAGATGTATCTATTTGGTTCAGTACTGAATACTACCTTCAATAAAGAAAGTGATATTGACCTTCTCGTAAAATTTAAAGCTATTGAATTATCAAAGTATTTCGATAACTACATGGAGTTCAAAGAAAATTTAGAAAAATTATTTGGTCGTGAAGTTGATTTAGTGGAAGAACAAACTTTAAAAAACCCAATCTTAATCCACTCAATCAACAAATCAAAAGCGCTTATTTATGGATGA
- a CDS encoding DUF86 domain-containing protein, whose protein sequence is MDERILKWLYDIKMSIDEIDSFFIEEEKDFFKYKSNLMLKRAVERNFEIIGEAVNRIMTRDISFTEKISNAKAIIGLRNQVIHAYDNVSDENIWSILTNHLPKLKSEVHALIKENDKTT, encoded by the coding sequence ATGGATGAAAGGATTCTTAAATGGCTTTACGATATTAAAATGTCTATTGACGAAATCGACAGTTTTTTCATTGAAGAAGAAAAAGATTTCTTTAAGTACAAAAGCAACTTAATGCTTAAAAGAGCTGTCGAAAGAAATTTTGAGATTATTGGAGAGGCAGTGAACAGAATAATGACTCGTGATATTTCGTTTACTGAAAAAATTAGTAATGCCAAAGCAATTATCGGGTTGAGAAACCAAGTCATCCATGCTTATGACAATGTTTCGGACGAAAATATTTGGTCAATCCTAACAAACCATCTTCCCAAACTAAAAAGCGAAGTTCATGCGTTAATCAAAGAAAACGATAAAACTACTTAG